One stretch of Streptomyces sp. A2-16 DNA includes these proteins:
- a CDS encoding sigma-70 family RNA polymerase sigma factor has protein sequence MIARVRAGDPEAYAELVRAHSGLAMRAATALGAGADAEDVVQQAFVKAYCSLGRFKDGSAFKPWFMSIVANETRNTVRTAARQRTLAGREAAFAEAEPLIPESADPAVAAVEIERRAALASALEKLSEEHRLVVTYRYLLEMDESETAQALGWPRGTVKSRLNRALRRLGKLLPDVEPREGGDERG, from the coding sequence GTGATCGCACGCGTACGCGCCGGAGACCCGGAGGCGTACGCGGAGCTGGTGCGGGCCCATTCGGGCCTCGCGATGCGGGCGGCCACCGCGCTCGGGGCGGGTGCGGACGCGGAGGACGTGGTGCAGCAGGCCTTCGTCAAGGCGTACTGCTCGCTGGGCCGCTTCAAGGACGGCTCGGCGTTCAAGCCGTGGTTCATGTCGATCGTGGCCAATGAGACGAGGAACACAGTGCGGACGGCGGCACGCCAGCGCACGCTCGCGGGCCGTGAGGCGGCCTTCGCGGAGGCCGAGCCGCTGATACCGGAATCGGCGGACCCGGCGGTCGCCGCCGTGGAGATAGAGCGCCGTGCCGCCCTGGCGTCCGCCCTGGAGAAGCTGAGCGAGGAGCACCGTCTGGTCGTCACCTACCGCTATCTGCTGGAGATGGACGAGTCCGAGACGGCCCAGGCCCTCGGCTGGCCCCGGGGGACGGTGAAATCCCGGCTGAACCGCGCACTGCGCAGGCTCGGCAAGCTGCTGCCCGATGTCGAGCCTCGGGAAGGGGGTGATGAGCGTGGATGA
- the trpS gene encoding tryptophan--tRNA ligase, whose translation MASDRPRVLSGIQPTAGSFHLGNYLGAVRQWVALQESHDAFYMVVDLHAITVPQDPKELTANTRLAAAQLLAAGLDPERCTLFVQSHVPEHAQLAWVMNCLTGFGEASRMTQFKDKSARQGADSASVGLFTYPILQVADILLYQANEVPVGEDQRQHVELTRDLATRFNSRFGETFTIPKPYILKETAKIYDLQDPSIKMSKSASTPKGLINLLDEPKATAKKVKSAVTDTDTVIRYDAENKPGVSNLLTIYSTLTGTSVADLEQQYEGKLYGALKTDLAEVVVDFVTPFRERTQQYLDDPETLDSILAKGAEKARAVAAETLSQTYEKVGFLPAKH comes from the coding sequence ATGGCCTCTGATCGACCCCGCGTGCTCTCCGGAATCCAGCCCACCGCAGGCTCGTTCCACCTCGGCAACTACCTCGGCGCCGTCCGCCAGTGGGTTGCCCTGCAGGAGTCCCACGACGCGTTCTACATGGTCGTCGACCTGCACGCGATCACGGTTCCGCAGGACCCGAAGGAGCTCACGGCCAACACCCGCCTGGCGGCCGCCCAGCTCCTGGCCGCGGGCCTCGACCCGGAGCGCTGCACGCTCTTCGTCCAGAGCCACGTCCCCGAGCACGCCCAGCTCGCCTGGGTCATGAACTGCCTCACCGGCTTCGGCGAGGCCTCCCGCATGACCCAGTTCAAGGACAAGTCCGCCCGGCAGGGCGCCGACAGCGCGAGCGTCGGCCTGTTCACGTACCCGATCCTCCAGGTCGCGGACATCCTGCTCTACCAGGCCAACGAGGTCCCGGTGGGCGAGGACCAGCGTCAGCACGTCGAGCTGACCCGCGACCTCGCCACGCGCTTCAACAGCCGCTTCGGCGAGACCTTCACGATCCCGAAGCCGTACATCCTCAAGGAGACGGCGAAGATCTACGACCTCCAGGACCCGTCGATCAAGATGAGCAAGTCGGCGTCCACGCCGAAGGGCCTCATCAACCTCCTCGACGAGCCCAAGGCCACCGCCAAGAAGGTCAAGAGCGCGGTCACGGACACCGACACCGTCATCCGCTACGACGCCGAGAACAAGCCGGGCGTCAGCAACCTGCTCACCATCTACTCGACCCTGACCGGCACGAGCGTGGCCGATCTGGAGCAGCAGTACGAGGGCAAGCTCTACGGCGCGCTCAAGACGGACCTCGCCGAGGTCGTTGTCGACTTCGTGACGCCGTTCCGGGAGCGCACCCAGCAGTACCTGGACGACCCGGAGACGCTGGACTCGATCCTGGCCAAGGGCGCGGAGAAGGCCCGCGCGGTCGCCGCGGAGACCCTCTCCCAGACGTACGAGAAGGTGGGCTTCCTGCCCGCCAAGCACTGA
- a CDS encoding 2'-5' RNA ligase family protein yields MGTVTIGVSIAVPEPHGSLLQERRAGFGDAAAHGIPTHVTLLPPTEVADTALAAIEAHLTEVAAAGRPFPMKLSGTGTFRPLSPVVFVQVVQGAEACTWLQKQVRDASGPVARELQFPYHPHVTVAHGIDEAAMDRAFQELADFEAEWPCTGFALYEQGADGVWRKLREFLFGGAVVPPQAGHVERGSLPTSQL; encoded by the coding sequence GTGGGGACCGTAACGATCGGTGTGTCGATCGCGGTCCCGGAGCCTCACGGCAGCCTGCTCCAGGAGCGGCGCGCGGGCTTCGGCGACGCCGCGGCTCACGGCATCCCCACCCATGTCACCCTGCTGCCGCCCACAGAGGTCGCGGACACCGCGCTGGCCGCCATCGAGGCGCACCTCACCGAGGTCGCCGCCGCGGGCCGGCCGTTCCCGATGAAGCTGTCCGGCACCGGCACCTTCCGGCCGCTGTCACCTGTCGTGTTCGTCCAGGTCGTCCAGGGCGCAGAGGCCTGCACCTGGCTCCAGAAGCAGGTCCGTGACGCCTCGGGGCCGGTCGCGAGGGAACTCCAGTTCCCGTACCACCCGCACGTCACGGTCGCCCACGGCATCGACGAGGCGGCCATGGACCGTGCCTTCCAGGAGCTCGCCGACTTCGAGGCGGAGTGGCCGTGCACCGGCTTCGCGCTCTACGAGCAGGGCGCCGACGGGGTCTGGCGCAAGCTGCGCGAGTTCCTCTTCGGAGGGGCGGTCGTGCCGCCCCAGGCCGGCCATGTGGAGCGCGGCTCCCTGCCCACGAGCCAGCTGTAA
- a CDS encoding decaprenylphospho-beta-D-erythro-pentofuranosid-2-ulose 2-reductase: MKDAFGIPQSLLVLGGTSEIALATVRRLVVRRTRTVWLAGRPSPALESAAADLRTLGAQVHTVAFDALAPESHEEVLGKVFAEGDIDMVLLAFGILGDQAHDEREPVAAVRVAQTNYTGAVSAGLVSARALQAQGHGSLVVLSSVAGERARRANFIYGSSKAGLDVFAQGLGDALHGTGVHVMVVRPGFVRSRMTAGLEEAPLATTPEAVATAIELGLRRRSETVWVPGALRVVMAALRHAPRAVIRRLPL; encoded by the coding sequence GTGAAGGACGCCTTCGGCATTCCCCAGTCCCTGCTCGTCCTCGGCGGTACTTCCGAGATCGCGCTGGCCACCGTCCGCCGCCTGGTCGTCCGCCGCACCCGCACGGTGTGGCTGGCGGGGCGCCCCTCCCCCGCCCTGGAGTCGGCCGCCGCGGACCTGCGCACCCTGGGGGCCCAGGTCCACACCGTCGCCTTCGACGCGCTGGCCCCCGAGTCCCACGAGGAGGTGCTCGGCAAGGTGTTCGCCGAGGGCGACATCGACATGGTGCTGCTCGCCTTCGGCATCCTCGGCGACCAGGCCCACGACGAGCGGGAGCCGGTCGCCGCGGTGCGGGTCGCGCAGACCAACTACACGGGCGCGGTCTCGGCCGGCCTGGTGTCCGCGCGCGCGTTGCAGGCCCAAGGTCACGGCTCGCTCGTCGTGCTCTCCTCCGTCGCCGGTGAGCGCGCCCGCCGCGCCAACTTCATCTACGGCTCCAGCAAGGCCGGCCTCGACGTCTTCGCGCAGGGGCTGGGCGACGCGCTGCACGGCACGGGCGTGCACGTCATGGTCGTCCGTCCCGGGTTCGTGCGCTCCAGGATGACGGCCGGTCTGGAGGAAGCGCCCCTCGCGACCACCCCGGAGGCCGTCGCGACGGCGATCGAGCTGGGGCTGCGGCGCCGCTCCGAGACGGTGTGGGTGCCGGGGGCGCTGCGGGTGGTGATGGCGGCGTTGCGTCATGCGCCGCGGGCGGTGATCCGGCGGCTGCCGCTGTAA
- a CDS encoding FAD-binding oxidoreductase, producing MPADTVPVTGWGRTAPTAAHPIRPRSYEEAVAAVRGCGARGGIPRGLGRAYGDAAQNAGGAVFDMTALNRIHAIDVEGGSVLCDAGVSLHRLMEVLLPLGWFVPVTPGTRHVTVGGAIGADIHGKNHHGSGSFSRHVVSFELLTADGEIRTVRRGTPLFDATTGGMGLTGMILTATVQLQSVETSLMSVDTERARDLDDLMDRLTTGDRGYRYSVAWIDLLARGASTGRAVLTRGDHAPSEALETRGLLGVARARRDPAGLLDRGAGARRDPAGLLDRGARARRDPAGLLDGGARARRDPLGLRTPRFPAPPPFLPEGLVNRTTVGLFNELWYRKAPRARTGSLQGISAFFHPLDGVPHWNRIYGRGGLVQYQFVVGHGQEETLHRIVRRLGEQRCPSFLAVLKRFGDADPGWLSFPMPGWTLALDVPTGLPGLGALLDELDEEVAGAGGRVYFAKDSRLRPDLLAAMYPRLDDFRALRAELDPRGVFTSDLSRRLAL from the coding sequence ATGCCTGCCGACACCGTTCCCGTCACGGGATGGGGGCGCACCGCCCCCACCGCGGCCCACCCGATCCGTCCACGGAGCTACGAGGAGGCCGTGGCCGCCGTCCGGGGCTGCGGGGCCCGCGGGGGCATCCCGAGGGGCCTGGGGCGCGCCTACGGGGACGCGGCGCAGAACGCGGGCGGCGCGGTGTTCGACATGACCGCCCTGAACCGCATCCACGCGATCGACGTCGAGGGCGGCAGCGTGCTGTGCGACGCGGGCGTCTCCCTGCACCGGCTCATGGAGGTGCTGCTGCCGCTCGGCTGGTTCGTGCCGGTGACGCCCGGCACCCGCCATGTCACCGTCGGGGGCGCGATCGGCGCGGACATCCACGGCAAGAACCACCACGGGTCCGGCTCCTTCTCCCGCCATGTGGTCTCCTTCGAACTCCTCACCGCCGACGGCGAGATCCGCACCGTGCGACGCGGCACGCCCCTGTTCGACGCGACCACCGGCGGCATGGGCCTGACCGGGATGATCCTCACCGCGACGGTCCAGCTCCAGTCGGTCGAGACCTCGCTGATGTCGGTCGACACCGAACGCGCGCGGGACCTCGACGATCTGATGGACCGTCTGACCACCGGCGATCGCGGATACCGCTATTCGGTCGCCTGGATCGACCTGCTGGCCCGTGGGGCCTCGACGGGACGCGCGGTACTGACCCGGGGCGACCACGCGCCGTCGGAGGCTCTGGAGACGCGGGGGCTGCTCGGCGTCGCTCGCGCGCGCAGGGACCCGGCAGGGCTGCTCGACCGGGGCGCGGGCGCACGCAGAGATCCGGCAGGACTGCTCGACCGGGGCGCACGCGCACGCAGAGATCCGGCAGGACTGCTCGACGGAGGCGCACGCGCGCGTAGGGACCCGTTGGGGCTTCGGACTCCGCGCTTCCCGGCCCCGCCCCCCTTCCTCCCCGAGGGGCTCGTCAACCGCACGACCGTGGGGCTGTTCAACGAGCTCTGGTACCGGAAGGCGCCCCGCGCGCGTACCGGCAGCCTGCAGGGGATCTCCGCCTTCTTCCACCCCCTGGACGGCGTGCCCCACTGGAACCGGATCTACGGCCGCGGCGGCCTCGTGCAGTACCAGTTCGTCGTCGGACACGGCCAGGAGGAGACCCTGCACCGGATCGTGCGGCGGCTGGGCGAACAGCGGTGCCCGTCCTTCCTCGCCGTCCTCAAGCGGTTCGGGGACGCCGACCCCGGGTGGCTCTCCTTCCCGATGCCCGGCTGGACCCTGGCCCTGGACGTCCCGACCGGTCTGCCGGGCCTCGGCGCCCTCCTCGACGAACTGGACGAGGAGGTGGCCGGGGCCGGCGGGCGGGTCTACTTCGCCAAGGACTCCCGCCTGCGGCCGGACCTGCTCGCCGCGATGTACCCGCGCCTCGACGACTTCCGCGCGCTGCGCGCGGAGCTGGATCCGCGCGGGGTGTTCACCTCCGACCTGTCCCGCCGCCTGGCTCTCTGA
- a CDS encoding decaprenyl-phosphate phosphoribosyltransferase, giving the protein MDHRILPALRAHGGGTRSALLEQRTAPRLPPRPRPRTPAGLLRGLLRTARPKQWVKNVLVVAAPAAAGRLFAPSALTRLALVFVLFTACAAAVYLINDARDVEADRAHPVKRHRPVAAGQVPVPVAYAAGGALALLAPLAAARLTSPGVAVLLAAYLAVQLAYCVSLKHVLVVDLAVVTTGFLMRAAAGGLALGIPLSRWFLITTGFGALFMVAAKRYSEAVQMAGKAGSTRALLTEYTTGYLRFVWQLAAGVAVLGYCLWALEDHNAPHTGLLPWRQLSVVAFVLAILRYAVFADRGTAGEPEDVVLRDRALALIALTWLAMYGLAVARW; this is encoded by the coding sequence ATGGACCACCGCATTCTCCCGGCGCTCCGGGCTCACGGCGGCGGCACCCGCTCCGCGCTCCTGGAACAACGCACAGCGCCACGCCTCCCCCCGAGGCCCCGGCCGCGCACCCCCGCCGGCCTCCTCCGGGGCCTGCTCAGGACCGCTCGCCCCAAGCAGTGGGTCAAGAACGTCCTGGTCGTCGCCGCCCCCGCCGCAGCGGGCCGGCTCTTCGCCCCGTCCGCGCTCACCCGACTCGCCCTCGTCTTCGTCCTCTTCACCGCCTGCGCCGCCGCCGTCTACCTGATCAACGACGCACGGGACGTCGAGGCCGACCGTGCCCACCCCGTCAAGCGCCACCGCCCGGTCGCGGCCGGACAGGTCCCGGTCCCCGTGGCCTACGCCGCCGGAGGGGCCCTCGCCCTCCTCGCGCCGCTCGCGGCGGCCCGACTGACCTCGCCCGGCGTGGCGGTCCTCCTCGCGGCGTACCTCGCCGTGCAACTGGCCTACTGCGTCAGCCTCAAGCACGTTCTCGTCGTCGACCTCGCCGTCGTCACGACCGGCTTCCTGATGCGGGCGGCGGCGGGCGGCCTGGCGCTCGGCATCCCGCTCTCGCGCTGGTTCCTGATCACGACCGGGTTCGGCGCGCTGTTCATGGTGGCGGCCAAGCGCTACTCGGAAGCGGTCCAGATGGCCGGGAAAGCGGGCTCCACGCGCGCGTTGCTCACCGAGTACACCACCGGCTATCTGCGCTTCGTCTGGCAGCTCGCGGCCGGGGTCGCCGTGCTCGGCTACTGCCTGTGGGCCCTGGAGGACCACAACGCCCCGCACACCGGTCTGCTGCCCTGGCGTCAGCTGTCCGTGGTGGCCTTCGTCCTCGCGATCCTCAGATACGCCGTCTTCGCCGACCGCGGCACGGCGGGCGAACCCGAGGACGTCGTCCTGCGCGACCGCGCCCTCGCCCTCATCGCCCTGACCTGGCTGGCGATGTACGGCCTGGCAGTGGCCAGGTGGTAG
- a CDS encoding YihY/virulence factor BrkB family protein: protein MDWLKKLPVVGPLWVRLTATHAWRSYERLDRVKWTRLAAAMTFTSFVALFPLLTVAAAIAAATLSTEQQDDLQNKIADQVPGISDQLNVDDLVQNAGTVGLIAAAALLFTGIGWAGSTRECLRAVWELPDEDENPVLRKGKDLGILVGLGGAVLVTLAISTVASALVDWIGGGLGLQEGGAGRLLLRIAAFGVAVLADFLLLLYVLTLLPGVEPRRRRLFVAALTGAVGFELLKLLLSGYMQGVATKSMYGAFGVPVALLLWINFTAKLVLFCAAWTATGSKEQELTDEASDDVPATASGG, encoded by the coding sequence ATGGACTGGCTGAAGAAACTCCCCGTCGTCGGGCCGCTCTGGGTGCGCCTGACGGCCACGCACGCGTGGCGGTCGTACGAACGGCTGGACCGGGTGAAGTGGACCAGGCTGGCAGCGGCGATGACGTTCACCAGCTTCGTCGCGCTGTTCCCGCTGCTCACCGTGGCCGCCGCGATCGCCGCGGCCACGCTCAGCACGGAGCAGCAGGACGACCTCCAGAACAAGATCGCCGACCAGGTGCCCGGCATCTCCGACCAGCTGAACGTCGACGACCTGGTGCAGAACGCCGGCACCGTCGGCCTCATCGCCGCGGCCGCCCTGCTGTTCACCGGCATCGGCTGGGCCGGCTCGACGCGCGAGTGCCTGCGCGCGGTGTGGGAGCTGCCCGACGAGGACGAGAACCCGGTGCTGCGCAAGGGCAAGGACCTGGGCATCCTGGTCGGGCTCGGCGGCGCGGTCCTGGTCACGCTCGCCATCTCCACCGTGGCCTCCGCCCTGGTCGACTGGATCGGCGGCGGACTCGGCCTCCAGGAGGGCGGCGCGGGCCGGCTCCTGCTGCGGATCGCCGCTTTCGGCGTTGCCGTACTCGCCGACTTCCTGCTCCTGCTGTACGTCCTGACGCTGCTGCCCGGGGTCGAGCCGCGGCGCCGCCGGCTCTTCGTGGCCGCGCTGACCGGCGCGGTCGGCTTCGAACTGCTGAAGCTGCTGCTGAGCGGCTATATGCAGGGCGTGGCGACGAAGAGCATGTACGGCGCGTTCGGCGTCCCCGTCGCCCTGCTGCTGTGGATCAACTTCACGGCGAAACTGGTGCTGTTCTGCGCCGCGTGGACGGCGACGGGGAGCAAGGAGCAGGAGCTCACGGACGAGGCGAGCGACGACGTACCGGCAACGGCCAGCGGCGGTTGA
- a CDS encoding D-alanyl-D-alanine carboxypeptidase, with the protein MSAPQKKTTRRSLLVTSAALSSLALTAPVALAAPGPSPSASPSATPPAKMSTVGGTRLGQAGTQVNLATGVPVLPKDITARSWIVTDAESGDVLAAHNAHWRLPPASTMKMLFADTVLPKFAKTEKHKVVPSDLAGMGAGSSLVGIKEGETYTVHDLWLGVFLRSGNDAVHVLSAMNKGVAKTVEEMNEHAEELQALDTHVVSPDGYDAPGQVSSAYDLTLFARSGLQKKDFREYCSTVTAKFPGETKKNKKGKIVRKPFEIQNTNRLLSGDFDISQYPGIAGVKNGNTTNAGATFTGVAERNGRVLLVTVMNPSKEGHNEVYKETAKLFDWGFKAAGKVAPVGELVPPRGAAQPGNSGEAGGGSGGSGKSADSGASAKPVASATADGGSRGMETALAIAGGLLVLLAGAAFLVNRRWPLPVRRRSPRP; encoded by the coding sequence GTGTCCGCACCCCAGAAGAAGACCACCAGGCGATCCCTGCTGGTCACCTCCGCCGCCCTGTCGTCCCTCGCGCTGACCGCGCCCGTCGCTCTCGCGGCTCCCGGCCCGTCACCGAGCGCCTCCCCGAGCGCGACTCCCCCGGCGAAGATGTCGACGGTGGGCGGCACGCGGCTGGGCCAGGCGGGTACGCAGGTCAATCTGGCGACCGGGGTCCCGGTGCTGCCGAAGGACATCACGGCGCGCTCGTGGATCGTCACCGACGCCGAGTCCGGCGATGTGCTGGCCGCGCACAACGCGCACTGGCGGCTGCCCCCGGCGAGCACCATGAAGATGCTCTTCGCGGACACCGTGCTGCCGAAGTTCGCCAAGACAGAGAAGCACAAGGTCGTCCCCTCCGACCTCGCGGGCATGGGCGCCGGCTCCAGCCTGGTCGGGATAAAGGAGGGCGAGACGTACACCGTCCACGACCTCTGGCTCGGAGTCTTCCTTCGCTCCGGCAACGACGCGGTGCACGTCCTGTCGGCGATGAACAAAGGCGTCGCCAAGACCGTCGAGGAGATGAACGAGCACGCCGAGGAGCTCCAGGCCCTCGACACGCACGTGGTCAGCCCCGACGGCTACGACGCCCCCGGCCAGGTCTCCTCCGCGTACGACCTGACCCTGTTCGCCCGCTCCGGGCTGCAGAAGAAGGACTTCCGCGAGTACTGCTCGACGGTCACCGCCAAGTTCCCTGGCGAGACGAAGAAGAACAAGAAGGGCAAGATCGTCCGCAAGCCCTTCGAGATCCAGAACACCAACCGGCTGCTGAGCGGCGACTTCGACATCTCGCAGTACCCGGGCATCGCGGGTGTGAAGAACGGCAACACCACCAACGCCGGCGCCACCTTCACCGGGGTCGCCGAACGCAATGGCAGGGTGCTCCTCGTCACCGTCATGAACCCGTCCAAGGAAGGGCACAACGAGGTCTACAAGGAGACCGCGAAGCTCTTCGACTGGGGTTTCAAGGCGGCCGGCAAGGTGGCGCCGGTGGGTGAGCTGGTGCCGCCGAGGGGCGCCGCGCAGCCGGGGAACTCCGGTGAGGCCGGGGGCGGTTCCGGAGGCTCCGGGAAGTCGGCGGACTCAGGGGCTTCGGCGAAGCCCGTCGCGTCCGCCACGGCCGACGGCGGCTCCCGCGGCATGGAGACCGCCCTCGCGATCGCCGGCGGCCTGCTCGTGCTGCTCGCGGGCGCCGCGTTCCTCGTCAACCGCCGCTGGCCGTTGCCGGTACGTCGTCGCTCGCCTCGTCCGTGA
- a CDS encoding metallophosphoesterase, giving the protein MVIVFALLALTVLVTANWYLWRRLFRDTTSGPGRTRRVGAVLIGGGWLLAIGALVAERTGAPFWLQRVLAWPGFLWLALSIYLLLAVVAGEVVRPLLRRFLERRDGRGQQAAAAVPQPERVPAGAPAEQHEAVSAPRKPGGPTSEEPGRGGPVSEEPGEPGPAALLAAPSRRLFVSRVVAGAAAAAAVGTVGYGTYGVLRGPGVKRVTVPLAKLPRAAHGYRIAVVSDIHLSPVLGRGFAQKVVDTINSTQPDLIAVVGDLVDGSVKDLGPAAAPLARLKARHGSFFVTGNHEYFSGAEQWVDEVRRLGLRPLENDRTELAWFDLAGVNDIAGESEGQGPDFAKALGDRDTARACVLLAHQPVQIHDAVDHGVDLQLSGHTHGGQLWPGNFLAEAANPTVAGLERYGDTQLYVSRGAGAWGPPTRVGAPSDITVIELASRQA; this is encoded by the coding sequence GTGGTCATCGTCTTCGCACTGCTCGCCCTGACCGTCCTGGTGACGGCCAACTGGTACCTGTGGCGTCGCCTGTTCCGCGACACCACCAGCGGCCCCGGCCGGACCCGCCGCGTGGGCGCGGTGCTCATCGGCGGTGGCTGGCTGCTGGCGATCGGTGCCCTGGTCGCGGAGCGCACCGGCGCTCCCTTCTGGCTCCAGCGCGTGCTCGCCTGGCCCGGCTTCCTGTGGCTGGCGCTGTCGATCTACCTGCTGCTCGCGGTCGTGGCGGGAGAGGTCGTACGGCCCCTGCTGCGCCGTTTCCTCGAACGCCGGGACGGGCGCGGGCAGCAGGCCGCGGCCGCCGTACCGCAGCCGGAGCGGGTGCCGGCGGGAGCGCCCGCCGAGCAGCACGAGGCCGTGAGTGCGCCCCGCAAGCCGGGCGGCCCGACGTCCGAGGAGCCGGGCAGAGGTGGACCGGTCTCCGAGGAACCGGGCGAGCCCGGCCCGGCCGCTCTCCTCGCCGCCCCCTCCCGCCGCCTGTTCGTCTCCCGGGTCGTCGCCGGAGCCGCCGCCGCGGCCGCCGTGGGAACCGTCGGTTACGGCACCTACGGCGTCCTGCGCGGACCCGGGGTCAAGCGGGTCACCGTGCCGCTGGCGAAGCTCCCGCGCGCGGCGCACGGCTACCGGATCGCGGTGGTCAGCGACATCCATCTGAGCCCGGTGCTCGGCCGCGGGTTCGCCCAGAAGGTCGTCGACACCATCAACTCCACCCAGCCGGACCTGATCGCGGTCGTCGGCGACCTGGTCGACGGCAGCGTGAAGGACCTCGGCCCGGCGGCCGCCCCCCTCGCGCGGTTGAAGGCCCGGCACGGCAGCTTCTTCGTCACCGGCAACCACGAGTACTTCTCCGGCGCCGAGCAGTGGGTCGACGAGGTACGGCGACTCGGTCTGCGCCCGCTGGAGAACGACCGTACGGAACTGGCGTGGTTCGACCTGGCCGGTGTCAACGACATCGCGGGCGAGAGCGAGGGCCAGGGCCCCGACTTCGCCAAGGCGCTCGGCGACCGGGACACCGCACGCGCGTGCGTGCTCCTCGCCCACCAGCCGGTCCAGATCCACGACGCGGTCGACCACGGCGTCGACCTCCAGCTCTCCGGCCACACCCACGGCGGCCAGCTCTGGCCGGGCAACTTCCTCGCCGAGGCCGCGAACCCGACGGTCGCGGGGCTGGAGCGCTACGGCGACACCCAGCTCTACGTCAGCCGCGGCGCCGGCGCCTGGGGCCCGCCCACGCGCGTGGGCGCCCCGTCGGACATCACGGTGATCGAACTGGCGTCGAGACAGGCCTGA
- a CDS encoding ABC transporter substrate-binding protein, with protein sequence MRSVRMRILATLLVLGAVGVGGWQLLPSDGETGRTIKVGTTDEVTSLDPAGAYDAGSWALFNNVFQSLLAFEPGSVTPVPDAAESCAFVGTDLRTYRCVLREGITFPSGREMTAKDVKYSFDRVKKINSDVGPAALLDTLESVGAGGRTVTFRLSSPDATFPFKVATGAGAIVDSTKYPAASLRTDNGVDGTGPYELTSYTKGKKAVLTPNGDYKGEITGTGRPVELEYYGDSNKLNSAWKSKQLDVAYRQLPPNVLAGLNPSDPGQRVSEVDSSEIRNLYLNTRAGKPLHNVKVRRAMAWLINREQLAASVYEGTVDPLYSLIPAGITGHTTSFFDDYPEPSVSKARALLTEAGVTTPVSFTYGYGLTSGSAAAEAKELKKQLEASGLFKVTLKGYEWTDFQKRWATGKLDAYAVGWVADYPDPDTYGSPLVGTDGTMNTGYSSNEVDHLIQDSRRFADRNEAEQDFHDLQASVAHDVPVIPLWQAKDYVVTSEDVGGGQYLSDGTGVFRLWRLNWI encoded by the coding sequence ATGCGGTCGGTTCGCATGCGGATTCTCGCGACGCTGCTCGTTCTGGGGGCCGTGGGAGTGGGGGGCTGGCAGTTGCTCCCGTCCGACGGGGAAACGGGTAGGACGATCAAGGTGGGGACGACGGACGAAGTCACCTCACTCGATCCCGCCGGCGCCTATGACGCCGGTTCGTGGGCGCTGTTCAACAACGTGTTCCAGTCGCTGCTGGCCTTCGAGCCGGGCAGTGTCACACCCGTGCCCGACGCGGCCGAGAGCTGTGCGTTCGTGGGCACTGATCTGCGCACCTACCGCTGCGTCCTGCGCGAGGGGATCACGTTCCCGAGCGGACGCGAGATGACCGCCAAGGACGTCAAGTACTCCTTCGACCGGGTCAAGAAGATCAACTCCGACGTCGGTCCTGCCGCCCTGCTGGACACCCTGGAGTCGGTCGGCGCCGGCGGCCGCACGGTCACCTTCAGGCTGTCCTCGCCCGACGCCACCTTCCCGTTCAAGGTGGCCACGGGTGCCGGCGCCATCGTCGACAGCACCAAGTACCCCGCCGCATCCCTGCGCACCGACAACGGCGTCGACGGCACCGGGCCGTACGAGCTGACGTCGTACACGAAGGGGAAGAAGGCGGTCCTCACGCCCAACGGCGACTACAAGGGCGAGATCACGGGCACCGGCCGCCCGGTCGAGCTCGAGTACTACGGCGACTCGAACAAGTTGAACAGCGCCTGGAAGTCCAAGCAGCTCGACGTCGCCTACCGCCAGCTGCCGCCGAACGTGCTGGCCGGACTCAACCCGAGCGACCCCGGCCAGCGTGTCTCGGAGGTCGACAGCTCCGAGATCCGCAACCTCTACCTCAACACCCGCGCGGGCAAGCCGCTGCACAACGTCAAGGTGCGTCGGGCCATGGCCTGGCTGATCAACCGCGAGCAGCTGGCCGCCTCGGTGTACGAGGGGACCGTCGACCCGCTCTACTCGCTGATCCCGGCCGGCATCACGGGCCACACCACGTCGTTCTTCGACGACTACCCGGAGCCCAGCGTCAGCAAGGCGCGCGCCCTGCTCACCGAGGCCGGTGTGACCACTCCGGTCAGCTTCACCTACGGCTACGGCCTGACCAGCGGTTCCGCCGCCGCGGAGGCCAAGGAGCTCAAGAAGCAGCTGGAGGCGAGCGGCCTGTTCAAGGTGACGCTCAAGGGTTACGAGTGGACCGACTTCCAGAAGCGCTGGGCGACCGGGAAGCTCGACGCCTACGCGGTCGGCTGGGTGGCCGACTACCCCGACCCGGACACCTACGGCTCCCCGCTGGTCGGCACCGACGGCACCATGAACACCGGTTACAGCAGCAACGAGGTCGACCATCTGATTCAGGACAGCCGGCGCTTCGCCGACCGCAACGAGGCCGAGCAGGACTTCCACGACCTCCAGGCGTCGGTCGCCCACGACGTCCCGGTCATCCCGCTGTGGCAGGCCAAGGACTACGTCGTGACCAGCGAGGACGTCGGTGGCGGCCAGTACCTCTCGGACGGCACCGGAGTCTTCCGGCTCTGGCGTCTGAACTGGATCTGA